gtccaccactcctggggaggggaacagtgATCCTGAATtgcctccatctgtctgtctgtggattggtgaagtccaaacttttTTATAGATTTTGTAAccgtttccagcctgataagcatcaacaactcttcttctgaggtcctcagaaatctccttccacaaacatgtattatgaagatcagactttgtctTTAAACAAAGCCCCCAATATTCACACCTCATTGTcaccccattgactgaaaacacctgactctaatttcgccttcaaattaaccACTAAttgtaaaggttcacatatttttgccactcagtgatgtgtaatattggatcattttcctcagtaaatatagtccaagtataatatttgtcttgttgatttaattgggttctctttatctacttttcggtcatatttatgccaaaATATAGAAGCTTTCAAGCATTACTGTATGGAGTTTTACTCTCATTGGTTCTTGACTTTTCAGCCACTCTgcattttgtttttcacatcattctgtgtaaaacctagagaagtgtgtgtgagagagagaaagaaagaaaaccccTGGAGATCAGCagcaatactcaaaccagccactTGGCACCATCAACCATGCCACGGTCAAAGCCACTGAGatcagggtctttttttttttttttttataataaataTTCTGATATGAACATAAACTAAAgcttttgacctgtatctgcatcgtTTTATCCACTGCATTGGTGCCACTTGACTGGCTGATTTAGATGATCGCGCGAATGAGCAAGTGTTCCTCTCAAAGTATCTGGAGAGTGTTTTGcattataataatagtaatattaTGTTTCTTTATAAGCTAATGAAATGGCCTTGTGATACCCGTTGTTAAGTCATGAACAGAACATAAAGGTTCAATAATATTTCTTTTCCCTCCTCAGTTTCTGTTCCATAAGCCATTGCGGATCCTGAACCTTCTGATCGGGATCGAGTCAAGTGTGGTGCTCTATCAGCTGTACTCGCTGCTGCGCTCTGAGCGCTGGAATCACACACTCTCGCTGGGCCTCATTCTCTTCTGCAACTACTATGTGCTGTTCAAGCTGCTGCGAGACCGCATCGTACTGGGCAAAGCTTACTCGTACCCCCTGAACAGCAACAGCCTGGGCCTCAAGTCCCAGTGATGTGTGCTGGAGGCTCTTTAGGGTATTTTATCAAATGACTGTGAACTCCAGCTGGTATTTCTTTTGATACGGTTCTATTTTCCTGCAACGTTTCTATCTATTtaagaaaatattttattttgtatacTGTTACATGAATGAACGCAGGGCATTACGTTTGCATGACGTGATGCCATTTCTTCCCCTACATAaaagttttggaaaaaaaaaatacactggcTAAAGAAGCAGACGGGGAGAAGCGTCTATGCTTTTTAGCCCGAGTCCCACATGACGTCCAAATTTTGCCAAAGATGCTcttaaaagaataaataaaacaaaaccgCCATTCAAGAGCTTCAGCTGCCCACTGTAGATGGAGGTCTGAGAAGTGGATGAAATTCAGTCATGTATAATGAATGCTGTATTAATTCTCTTCATTGCATTACTGTATTTTATGATTAACTGTTTAGCGTGATATTGATGCATTTTTTTTCCAgactccactttttttttttttcctatcgcCACAGCATTTTGAAGCTTAATAGATGCCACTTTGTTTCCTGTTTATTTATGTTCATCTCCGTGCCAAATCCCAGGATGCTGTTGGAGCCTACCTTTTGCCATTATTTTCAACATGGTTAATGGCTATGGCTGCATAGATACTGGGTGGGGGCCATAATCTGTCAAATTTGCAGTATTTGACACAATGCAGCATTATTTCAGAATGCCATGGCATCCAGAATAAAACAAGAAAACTTCTCCCATTTGTCAGTGTGGGGGTgtctcttttttttggggggagaagGAATGTTTAATGCAcacgagtctcatctcattatctctagccgctttatccttctacagggtcgcaggcaagctggagcctatcccagctgactatgggcgaaaggcggggtacaccctggacaagtcgccaggtcatcacagggctgacacatagacacagacaaccattcacacttacggtcaatttagagtcaccagttaacctaacctgcatgtctttggactgtgggggaaaccggagcacccggaggaaacccacgcagacacggggagaacatgcaaactccacacagaaaggccctcgccggccctggggctcgaacccaggaccttcttgctgtgaggcgacagcgctaaccactacaccaccgtgccgccctgcacacGAGTCACAAAGTAAATTTTTGCCTGGAGGTTTGTACCAGATATTGCATCATAATCACAAGATTAAATTTACACATTAAGCACGCTATGGGCTTTACCTTCTGTAAAGGATATACTTTCTTTTTATGGCATATTGTGTGCAAGTATGTAAGACGTATGCAAGGTAAGAGTCCAGATGGGAGCTATAACCCAAAAATGCATCATATATACTTGGAAACCCCGATTCCTGTCCTGTTAATATGTCAAATATTTACATGTTCAGGTCCACAGTGATGCTCGAATGATGAAACATATTTTCAAAAGTATTTAATAGACATTTGTATAGTACAGAATGAATTATCATACAAAGCTGTTAATGACTAAAGAaatcagtatttaaaaaaaaaatcaaagtgctttCGGTGCTGACAttgatatgacataaaacatctgcATCTCCAAGagcttatttaattaaaaaaaaaaagttctgtaaTTAGTGTAAAGAGGCACCATCCACCAACACTTTGAAACTTTGGTCTTGTGGCAATCTGATGTAATGGCTGACCACCAGGGGTCGCTACCAGAATATAAACCATAGACTAAGTTCATATCGTAGTCAAAGGTCTCTGTTTGACTTGGATAGCtttgttaagtaaaaaaaaaagcctttggtTAAACAGGGGTACGTTCACAAACAATGAAGACGTTCACAAAGGCGTAAAGCCGACAGTGCTTTGTACTGGAGAAGTCCACAGGCAATAAAAACCATCTTTGGTGACGTCAAGTCCGTTCTGCTGCTTCCATGTTCTTTCCATCTATTCAGGACTGTTTGCTCCAGTTGAACATTTAACCACAGTTTTGTAGACTTATCAAAAGGTCAGTCCTGAATTAGAGCTATACTATTGTAAAGGCTGAAACTAAAGACTGTGCAAAATTATTTGGTTAAGTAACTGCAGATAAGTTTCTAGAAATGATTGTAATTTGTGGATATTTACAGTGTGTGAATGGGGGTgttaagttcattcagtgtttACATGCCAGTGTTTCATGGGTGTTTAAACTTTGTTTGAATGACTCTCGGGGGTGAACAGAACTTTACTTGAAGGTAAGGATAATACTGAAGCTTAAGTTCAGCCTTCTCTGCAGTCCACATAATTCCCTTTGATCCAGTAGCAGATCTGCGCATATTTAAGAGGAGTGATGCGAACTGCTACGTTAAACTCCTGTGGGGCACCGTTGAGGTCGACCCACTGGTGTCCCGAAAAGATGCCGATCACCTTTCGCTCCCAGCGGCGGTGCCTGCGGTCCCACATCCGGGCGTAAACACCAGAGCCGCTAGCGCCAGGCTGAGCGTCGCAATGCTGATACAGAAGGTCATAAGTTTCGTCCCCAGCTTTGCAGAAGCGGTAGACTAGCTGGCCTGGTCGATCGTTGTCAAAGCCGGAGAACTGCACTCGCTTACCAGGTAGTTGCTGGGCAGAAGGACTTACTCCCAACTTCATGTGTTTGCGCTTGTGAGTCTTCTTGAGTTCCAAGAGGGCGTAATCATAGTCCATGCCAATATCATTTGCATTGCCCTTTATCCAGCCCTTGGGTACATGGGTGCGCTTGACTCTGATCCACTGAAACTTCATCTTGTTGTCAGTGCTGTTAGATGGTGGGTCCTTTTGCCGTGTTTTCAGAAAACCGACACGCAACCTCTGTGCACCTTTTACGTAATTCTTTCCATCATGGATGCAGTGCGCTGCAGTGAGAACATGCTGGTTACCCACTAGTGTGCCTGAGCACCCGGTGGACAGCTTCACAGCAGTTGAAAAAGGGTAGTTCAGCAGGAAGTCCTGACCCACAATGCTGAAACGACCATCATGGCCAAAGATCTGGCGTTTGGCTCTGGAATGTTGCTGCTCAGGGGCAGGACTCTTCAGCGTTTTTGGGTTGAAGCTGTAGATTCCTACAGTTGTCTCGGTCAGCTGACCATTTGAGTGGAGCGTCTCGTAAGACAGGAACTGTCGCAGGTCCCAGTAGCTGGGTGTTGGGGCTTCCTTGTGACACTCAGGACCACAGGAAGAGGTCACTTCCAGATGAGCTGGGCCAATGAAATGAGGGGGCGGCCGCTCCTCGATCTGCTGAGGAAGGACCACAGGCACACGCTGCAAAGGCCACTGGCACTTCTGTTGGACGCTTGATTGAACATGAAGTAATGGAAGTAGAAAGAACAGGACAGGATGGAGTATGGATGCCATACCGGTAGAACTGAGGAGACACATGGGAACGAGAAAATTACCTTTTGCTCAGAGAAGCATACAAGCTTCCCTAGTTATTAAGTGCGGTCTCATTTTCCTGTTGAAATTTATCTtaatccagattttttttttaaatatacaaaaCACATTCATTCGCCTCTGCATTCAGGGGTACTGTTATTAATACTGACTATCAAACTGAAGCACACTGTAGCTCAGAGCATTTTTTTCTGGTCTCGTTCCCTTTCCAGGTGGAATTTGTTCCACTGCTTTTAAAGCTTTAATTGAGCAAACCAACATAAATGGTGAACACTGATTGTGGTTGGATGTTGAAACTGCAAAAATATGGAACTGAATGAGCGCCGTGTTATTTTTAGACAGCGGGCTTGTGTACCACGAGATCACAGGAATATTGAGCCGTGATAGAATATCATAAACCTCTCAGCTGATTTGAAAGAGAGGCAAAACAAATCTTTAAATAAATACATCCATGCAGTCATTCCCTTTTCTGTGCCAATCCCCTGTAGGCCCCTGTCTTATTAACATGGTGCTCTCTTACTCAGCAGTTTAAATCAAAGTGTCTCAACAGTACAGAAGTCGCAAAGAGGGATTTTAGAATTATTGATTTTTCTAAGGTATTGAAGACCTGGAGCTCCATTTACAATGTTAATTTAAAAAGATTAAATGGCTTGGTGATACAGGCATTGAATTACTGTACTGTATTCTTTTCTTATTATGGTAATTTTAATAAAGAAGCCCACAATATAAAGTTATGGATAGTGCTCTCTAATATTAATATATACACTTCACTGAAGAAaccttattcaggaaaatgaaggCTGAATGCGTGCGCTACGGTATATTAGCCTTAAAAAGCCATTAAAACGATGTGACAATGAATCATCATGGTTTCTTCTACTAAGAATGAAAATAGACAAAATGTACCGGTAATTGATGCATTGTTTTTTTTAGATCAAGGGTAGTAGATGTGAACAAAATGTTATATTGCAGTCATTATACTCTATATTGCTCGCATAACTTTTTTGTGAATCATCTGAGGCTGTTATGCTTACAGCACATAATTTATCCCTGTTTTATATTTATGACTAATTTTTATATTGCTCCACTTTTAAACTTTTGGAGGGCTCCAGTGCTGAGAGACTtctttctgtttcttctctcgtCCAATGCGATTCATTGTAATTGTAATGTTGACATACATATGACGAATAAAACATATTACGTATTTAGTGACCTGGTTCACAAACATTTGCATACAGTAAAATGCAACCCCATGAATACCCAACCCAGATCTGATCTGAAGAAGGCAGAGTAAGACATTGGGCAAATATATACCAAGCAGCCTGGGCAAAGGTTGAGCAAGCGGGCAGCAGTTATGTTAGGTTGGGCATAGATCTTAACACCATTTGACCATTTTTGTTACTTGTCATAATGAGGGGAAACCTCACACTAGACAGTGTAGGTCTTAATAGTATACAAACTCAGCTTCAGTGTCTGTTGCAAAGATGAAGATATTTCGTAGCTTAATCACGAGAATACCCTCACACCACGCCCCTTGCTATTCGAACCTCAAACATacaaacactttattttattctattctgATTTAAATCAACTGTAACTTAGTATGCATTAGGAGCTTTAGTGCAAATTGCAATTCATTTTGTACCAACAGacgtgaaaatttttttgctataAATATTTACACTATACCAAAATTAGGTTCTGCCACCCCTTTAGTCGTCACTTGGCCCACCTTTGCCCCCCAATTTCTACAAACCTGGACAGAAGGCAGGTTTCTTGACTGCCTTAAGCTAAGAAAACAACACCAGCAAATGCCCAACACCCAGTGCTGCTAATATATTCTACAAAACACATATCAGTATCAGATGAACACATGAAAATACAGGATAAAAGTAATTGAACCCCAGTTTTCACCTGTAGCTgaaggtcagagagagagagagagagacagagagattaaAAGTGATCAGGTGTTATTAATAAGAAAATCCACTTAAAGAGATGAGCAATGGGATGGAAAGGTGAGGTCGCGTCGCTCATTCCCGTCTTCCTCGGATATCATCTCGTCTGAAGCCCCCATGAAGGTCCATGCAGGAagagagaggagcagagagagagaaagagagagagagggctgaCTTCATTCACGTGCGGCGCTGAGTGGGTGGAGCCCAGCGTGAGACGCAATCCAGCACCACGTGACTGCAGCCATGCGCGCGCGCGCTCAAATAACCAGATCCCAGAGCTCATGAATCCGGAAGcttcttaaagcagatacacagagcctttattATAAATACATCTCTGAGTGGGTCGGATCTCCATCCttaactcttgtatgctgcataaatgggaattaaaaaaatatatatttttgagagttaaaatcgaccacaaagttggcattcgagctgagccagccagccctgagtgcgtgacgtcacaaccagttttaaggctgaggccttttacagctatagactaaaatcatatatatatatatatatatatatatatatatatatatatatatatacagtgccttgcaaaagtattcataccccttgaactttttcacatttttccaccttacaaccacaaacttaaaagttttttattgagattttatgtgacagaccaacacagtgtagcacataattgtgaagtgaaacgaaaatgataaatggtcttcaaaattttaaacaaataaaaatctgaaaaatgtgatgtgcattagtattcagcccccctgcgtcaatactttgtagagccaccttttgctgcaattacagctgcaagtgttttgtggtatgtctctaccagctttgcacatctagacactgaaatttttgcccattcttctttacaAAAtatctcaagctcagccagattggatggagagcgtctgtgaacagcaattttcaagtcttgccacagatgctcaatgggatttaggtctggactttgactgggccattcgaacacatgaatattctttgatctaaaccattccattgtagctctggctgtatgtttagggtcattgtcttgctggaaggtgaatctccttcccagtctcaagtcttttgcagcccccaacaggttttcttccaggattgccctgtatttagctccatccatcttcccatcaactctgaccagcttccctgtccctgctgaagaaaagcatccccattgcatgatgctgccatgcaattgcaagtcttgccacagatgctcaatgggatttaggtctggactttgactgggccattctaacacatgaatattctttgatctaaaccattccattgtagctctggctacaatgcatgatgctgccaccaccatgtttcacagtggggatggtgtgtgcagggtgatgagcagtgttagttttccgccacacatagcgctttgcatttaggccaaaaagttcaactttggtctcatctgaccaaagcaccttcttccacatgtttgctgtgtcccctacatggcttcttatgcctgtctttcaacaatggctttcttcttgccactcttccaaaaaggccagatttgtggagtgtacgacttatagttgtcctgtgcacagattctcccacctgagctgtggatttctgcagctcctccagagtgatcatgggcctcttggctgcttctctgaccagtgctctccttgctcgctctgtcagtttaggtggatggccaggtcttggtaggtttgcagttgtgccatactttttccatttttgaatgatggattgaacagtgcttcttgagatgttcagagtttgggatatttttttataacctaaccctgctttaaacttctccagaactttatccctgacctgtctggtgagttcgttggtcttcatgatgctgtttgttcttcagtgttctctaacaaaccactgaggccttcacagaacaagtgtatttatgctgagagtaaattacacacagtaggactctgttaactaattagatgacttctgaaggcaattgattgcactggattgtatttagaggtatcaga
The DNA window shown above is from Neoarius graeffei isolate fNeoGra1 chromosome 18, fNeoGra1.pri, whole genome shotgun sequence and carries:
- the LOC132866111 gene encoding serine protease 23-like, encoding MASILHPVLFFLLPLLHVQSSVQQKCQWPLQRVPVVLPQQIEERPPPHFIGPAHLEVTSSCGPECHKEAPTPSYWDLRQFLSYETLHSNGQLTETTVGIYSFNPKTLKSPAPEQQHSRAKRQIFGHDGRFSIVGQDFLLNYPFSTAVKLSTGCSGTLVGNQHVLTAAHCIHDGKNYVKGAQRLRVGFLKTRQKDPPSNSTDNKMKFQWIRVKRTHVPKGWIKGNANDIGMDYDYALLELKKTHKRKHMKLGVSPSAQQLPGKRVQFSGFDNDRPGQLVYRFCKAGDETYDLLYQHCDAQPGASGSGVYARMWDRRHRRWERKVIGIFSGHQWVDLNGAPQEFNVAVRITPLKYAQICYWIKGNYVDCREG